Proteins encoded in a region of the Sugiyamaella lignohabitans strain CBS 10342 chromosome B, complete sequence genome:
- the RPB2 gene encoding DNA-directed RNA polymerase II core subunit RPB2 (RNA polymerase II second largest subunit B150; part of central core; similar to bacterial beta subunit; GO_component: GO:0005665 - DNA-directed RNA polymerase II, core complex [Evidence IDA] [PMID 1331084]; GO_component: GO:0005665 - DNA-directed RNA polymerase II, core complex [Evidence IDA] [PMID 2183013]; GO_component: GO:0005665 - DNA-directed RNA polymerase II, core complex [Evidence IDA] [PMID 2186966]; GO_component: GO:0005739 - mitochondrion [Evidence IDA] [PMID 16823961]; GO_component: GO:0005634 - nucleus [Evidence IEA,IEA]; GO_component: GO:0005634 - nucleus [Evidence IDA] [PMID 22842922]; GO_function: GO:0003677 - DNA binding [Evidence IEA]; GO_function: GO:0003899 - DNA-directed RNA polymerase activity [Evidence IEA,IEA,IEA]; GO_function: GO:0001055 - RNA polymerase II activity [Evidence IDA] [PMID 8288647]; GO_function: GO:0003968 - RNA-directed RNA polymerase activity [Evidence IDA] [PMID 18004386]; GO_function: GO:0003729 - mRNA binding [Evidence IDA] [PMID 23222640]; GO_function: GO:0046872 - metal ion binding [Evidence IEA]; GO_function: GO:0016779 - nucleotidyltransferase activity [Evidence IEA]; GO_function: GO:0032549 - ribonucleoside binding [Evidence IEA]; GO_function: GO:0016740 - transferase activity [Evidence IEA]; GO_process: GO:0006366 - transcription from RNA polymerase II promoter [Evidence IMP] [PMID 2406558]; GO_process: GO:0006351 - transcription, DNA-templated [Evidence IEA]) — MTEADGSTHPMFPQEARLRNLTYSSPLYVDMRKRVLFSKDVGGAPGTRGADGGTGNNEIEWYPDPNEPEEPISKVYIGKVPIMLRSKFCMLRGLREHEFYELNECPYDQGGYFVINGSEKVLIAQERSAANVVQVFKKAANSPVTHVAEIRSALEKGSRLISSMQIKLFGKEKTIKAALPYVKSDIPIVLVFRALGVVPDGDILEHICYDQNDWQMLEMLKPCIEEGFFVQDREVALDYIGRRGSAMGINREKRIRYARDILQKELLPHITQQEGYESRKAFFLGYMVHRMLLVVLERREPDDRDHFGKKRLDLAGPLLANLFRMLFKKLTRDIYRYMQKCVETNKDFNLTLAVKSNTITNGLKYSLATGNWGDQKKAMSSRAGVSQVLNRYTFSSTLSHLRRTNTPIGRDGKIARPRQLHNTHWGLVCPAETPEGQACGLVKNLSLMSCISVGSPSQPIIYFLEEWGMEPLEDYVPHASPDAIRIFVNGVWIGVHRDPSHLVETMKALRRKGDISPEVSIIRDIREKEFRIFTDAGRVYRPLFLVDNDEESPRKGELMLRKEHIYELLNAEEAPVDETDENAPEKFGWNSLVSNGIVEYIDGEEEETVMIAMTPEDLEVSRQMQAGIEVAADDEDPDPARRVKQSYNPNAHTWTHCEIHPSMILGICASIIPFPDHNQSPRNTYQSAMGKQAMGVFLTNYSVRMDTMANILYYPQKPLATTRSMEYLKFRELPAGQNAIVAILCYSGYNQEDSMIMNQSSIDRGLFRSLFFRSYMDQERRIGMSVVEEFEKPTRADTLRLKHGTYDKLDEDGLIAPGIRVSGEDIIIGKTAPIPPDTEELGQRTKYHTKRDASTPLRSTENGIVDQVLLTTNQEGLRFVKVRMRTTKVPQIGDKFASRHGQKGTIGVTYRREDMPFTAEGIVPDLIINPHAIPSRMTVAHLIECLLSKVSSLSGLEGDATPFTDVTVEAISRLLREHGYHSRGFEVMYNGHTGRKLVAQVFFGPTYYQRLRHMVDDKIHARARGPVQILTRQPVEGRSRDGGLRFGEMERDCMIAHGAAAFLKERLMEASDAFRVHVCGVCGLMTVIANLKKVQFECRSCKNKTKIYQVHIPYAAKLLFQELMAMNIAPRLYTDSSGVSVRV; from the coding sequence ATGACTGAAGCTGATGGTAGTACCCATCCAATGTTTCCTCAAGAAGCAAGACTACGAAATTTAACCTATTCATCACCTTTGTATGTGGATATGAGAAAGCGTGTTCTCTTCTCGAAGGATGTTGGTGGTGCACCAGGTACTCGTGGTGCAGATGGTGGCACTGGAAACAATGAGATTGAATGGTATCCAGATCCTAATGAACCCGAGGAACCCATTTCCAAAGTTTATATCGGTAAAGTGCCTATCATGCTTCGATCCAAGTTCTGTATGCTTCGTGGTTTGCGAGAACATGAATTCTATGAGCTCAATGAATGTCCTTATGATCAAGGTGGTTACTTTGTTATTAATGGTTCAGAAAAGGTGTTGATTGCCCAAGAAAGAAGTGCTGCCAATGTTGTTCAAGTGTTTAAGAAGGCAGCTAATTCTCCAGTCACACACGTGGCTGAAATCCGTAGTGCTCTGGAGAAGGGCTCTCGTCTTATCAGTTCCATGCAAATCAAGCTGTTCGGCAAGGAAAAGACAATTAAGGCTGCTTTGCCTTATGTCAAGAGTGATATCCCTATTGTCCTGGTATTCAGAGCATTAGGAGTCGTTCCTGATGGTGATATTCTTGAACATATCTGTTACGATCAAAACGATTGGCAGATGCTCGAGATGCTTAAGCCATGTATCGAAGAAGGATTCTTCGTTCAAGATAGAGAAGTGGCTCTCGATTATATCGGTAGACGTGGTAGTGCCATGGGTATTAACAGAGAGAAGCGTATTAGATATGCTCGTGATATTCTTCAGAAGGAGTTGTTGCCTCATATTACTCAACAAGAAGGTTATGAGTCTAGAAAGGCATTTTTCCTGGGTTATATGGTTCATCGAATGCTTTtagtggtgctggagcGTCGTGAACCAGATGACCGTGATCATTTTGGTAAAAAGCGTCTTGATTTGGCAGGTCCACTTCTTGCTAATCTGTTCCGTATGCTATTCAAAAAGTTAACTCGTGATATTTATCGATACATGCAAAAGTGCGTCGAAACAAACAAGGATTTCAATCTTACACTGGCTGTCAAGTCAAATACAATCACAAATGGTCTCAAATACTCTCTGGCTACGGGTAACTGGGGTGACCAGAAGAAGGCTATGTCAAGTAGAGCAGGTGTTTCTCAGGTACTCAACAGATATACATTCTCATCGACTCTATCACATTTGAGAAGAACAAATACCCCTATCGGAAGAGATGGTAAAATCGCCCGTCCTCGTCAATTACACAATACTCACTGGGGTCTTGTGTGTCCCGCCGAAACACCTGAAGGTCAGGCGTGTGGTTTGGTCAAGAATTTGTCACTCATGTCGTGCATTTCGGTTGGTAGTCCATCTCAAcctattatttatttcttggaAGAATGGGGTATGGAGCCTCTGGAAGACTATGTGCCACACGCATCGCCAGATGCTATCAGAATTTTTGTGAACGGTGTTTGGATTGGCGTTCATAGAGACCCTTCGCATCTGGTCGAAACCATGAAGGCGTTACGACGAAAAGGTGACATTTCTCCTGAAGTCAGCATTATTAGAGACATTCGTGAGAAAGAGTTCCGTATTTTCACGGACGCTGGTCGTGTTTACAGACCACTCTTTTTGGTCGACAACGATGAGGAGTCGCCCCGTAAGGGTGAGTTGATGCTTCGCAAGGAACACATTTATGAGTTGCTCAACGCTGAGGAGGCTCCtgttgatgagactgaTGAGAATGCTCCAGAAAAGTTTGGCTGGAATTCGCTGGTGTCAAATGGAATTGTAGAATATATTGATggtgaggaggaggagacAGTCATGATTGCCATGACGCCAGAGGATTTGGAGGTCTCGCGACAAATGCAGGCCGGTATTGAagtggctgctgatgatgaagaccCAGATCCAGCTCGTAGAGTGAAACAGTCATACAACCCCAATGCACACACGTGGACCCACTGTGAGATTCATCCATCCATGATTCTAGGTATTTGTGCCAGTATTATTCCTTTCCCCGATCATAATCAATCACCTCGTAACACATACCAGTCTGCTATGGGAAAACAGGCCATGGGTGTGTTTTTGACTAATTACTCGGTCCGTATGGATACTATGGCCAACATCTTGTATTATCCACAGAAGCCATTGGCAACTACCCGGTCAATGGAATACTTGAAGTTTAGAGAGTTGCCAGCCGGACAAAACGCTATTGTAGCTATTCTTTGTTACAGTGGATACAACCAGGAAGATTCCATGATTATGAACCAAAGTAGTATCGACCGTGGATTATTCCgaagtttgtttttcaGATCTTACATGGATCAGGAGCGTAGAATTGGTAtgtctgttgttgaagagtttgaaaAGCCTACTAGGGCTGATACTCTTCGACTCAAGCATGGTACATATGATAAGCTTGATGAGGATGGACTTATCGCTCCTGGTATTCGTGTGTCTGGTGAAGATATTATCATTGGTAAAACTGCTCCTATTCCTCCAGATACCGAAGAACTTGGCCAACGGACCAAGTACCATACTAAGCGAGATGCCTCTACACCGCTGAGAAGTACTGAGAATGGTATCGTGGATCAAGTTCTACTGACCACGAACCAAGAGGGTCTGAGGTTTGTCAAGGTTAGAATGAGAACCACCAAGGTTCCTCAAATCGGTGATAAGTTTGCATCGCGTCACGGTCAAAAAGGTACTATTGGTGTTACATACCGTCGTGAAGATATGCCATTTACTGCTGAAGGTATTGTGCCAGATCTCATTATCAACCCACACGCCATTCCATCTCGTATGACAGTCGCCCATTTGATTGAATGTTTATTGAGTAAAGTGTCATCACTGTCGGGTTTGGAAGGTGATGCTACACCATTTACCGACGTTACAGTAGAGGCAATTTCCCGGTTATTGCGTGAACATGGCTACCATTCAAGAGGTTTTGAGGTCATGTACAATGGTCATACTGGACGTAAGCTTGTTGCCCAAGTGTTTTTCGGTCCTACTTATTATCAAAGATTGAGACACATGGTCGACGACAAGATCCATGCCAGAGCCCGTGGTCCCGTACAGATTCTTACTAGACAACCAGTCGAAGGTAGATCGCGTGATGGTGGTTTGCGTTTCGGAGAGATGGAACGTGATTGTATGATTGCTCACGGAGCTGCTGCGTTCTTGAAGGAGCGTCTTATGGAGGCTTCAGATGCGTTCCGAGTCCATGTGTGTGGTGTGTGTGGTCTTATGACTGTCATTGCTAATTTGAAAAAGGTGCAATTTGAATGTCGTTCATGTAAGAACAAGACCAAAATCTACCAAGTTCACATCCCATATGCCGCCAAGCTCTTATTCCAAGAACTTATGGCTATGAACATTGCACCAAGATTATACACTGACAGTTCTGGTGTATCTGTCAGAGTCTAA
- the ATG13 gene encoding serine/threonine protein kinase regulatory subunit ATG13 — protein MLNEQQSLLFIDSNGKSWNATKGTKKTEVVLERWVIDLLSIDRHGGVGGTGGPSGEGSASGGSGSSSGLSDDGFLSDLPVVYKKAIVAFRSLYTYLHLMPSWNLKRRLSKAKLNISPISIGCRIINGAQPISSRGRIGLTKNLKGDEGSNDSHLDTFHFSNVETPVGALRISVSFRTNTNFRIGDSEMLLSSHFLNMDQTTRTHVSGSGSSGSVGMRMQPAANVSDESGLGPEPSSISAASTATGSVSTSGQGHGIGAAATVGGSGSGSGSGSGSGSSSRRGSSTVSGTAPLTNSSYSPSPTLSSSPHPKPSVSFMQPFKSPSTASSGFEILQQQQQFQHPQQQGGMANSPRKPSVGRIPSNSSMAALRIPKRTLSTASATSINSVSSGRSGAIGITGNQPGPNIPNSVGSNEAIVSSFGSSSSAPRYSSSFGSRGQWPRSGSITSVSRSNRPSSFVGDPSSVGSSSSSLMDPGSGLYLASNDLGNFVKMVDSAHRPFSSSPSSGSDGGESRVLSGGNDLVGDTTSNVTSTSTMTTNTSSQKQNPLARFQMLKDSHKALSDSLQSSMYLPKEDPRTTASPGSSPQDIALSTSSSPVSKGLSHTPVVPSRLSEEMVIEDTTGRRSRMGRSHTPSTEGGSSILASAAGVGPGSNLARRSSRSRTRGTILSIYGNVGEPSTSPISSYTSTSPLDIPMSPSNNSSYSRSARRESTSLLNRRTMGYDDLQGGVDLEPHHHSLNRVDTLSSNAVHSGSVTAPITSSSSSSARRRSFYIGDYDGQYRHFPGGEHQSRSRHGSNSGGNSGGLISSAGTGSTGQHASSVGETSAGAGTGSRSTLQQTYDDDELLFAMSDMHIVSPPPAPGSQSAGSNPGTTPDNNSHQYGPAWS, from the coding sequence ATGCTGAACGAGCAGCAGTCCCTGTTATTTATAGATTCTAACGGCAAGAGTTGGAATGCGACTAAAGGCACTAAGAAGACCGAAGTTGTACTAGAGCGATGGGTTATTGACTTATTATCTATCGACCGACATGGAGGGGTGGGTGGAACAGGTGGACCCAGTGGTGAGGGCTCAGCAagtggtggtagtggtagttCGAGCGGCTTGTCAGACGATGGGTTTCTGTCTGATCTGCCAGTTGTTTATAAAAAGGCTATAGTGGCTTTTAGGTCACTATATACATATTTGCATCTCATGCCAAGTTGGAACTTGAAGAGAAGACTTTCCAAGGCTAAATTAAACATATCGCCTATTTCGATAGGATGTAGGATTATTAACGGCGCACAACCTATTTCAAGCCGAGGGCGAATCGGGCTCACCAAGAACTTGAAGGGAGATGAAGGTTCTAACGATTCACATTTGGATACATTCCATTTCAGCAATGTTGAGACCCCAGTAGGAGCTCTACGGATTTCAGTTTCATTTCGTACGAATACGAACTTCCGAATCGGAGATTCTGAAATGCTATTGAGCAGTCATTTCTTGAATATGGATCAGACAACCAGAACCCACGTTTCTGGAAGTGGTTCCAGTGGTAGTGTAGGAATGAGAATGCAACCAGCTGCTAATGTCAGTGATGAAAGTGGACTGGGTCCAGAGCCGTCAAGTATTTCGGCTGCATCTACTGCTACAGGATCAGTGTCGACATCTGGACAGGGGCATGGTATAGGGGCAGCTGCTACAGTGGGTGGTTCAGGATCCGGTTCAGGGTCTGGTTCAGGGTCTGGTTCGTCGTCTCGACGCGGATCGTCTACTGTCTCTGGAACAGCCCCGCTTACAAATTCATCGTACTCTCCAAGCCCGACGttgtcatcttcaccacATCCAAAACCTTCTGTATCGTTTATGCAGCCATTTAAATCACCATCTACTGCATCATCCGGATTTGAAATCttacaacaacagcagcagtttcagCATCCACAACAGCAAGGAGGCATGGCCAATTCCCCAAGAAAACCGTCTGTGGGAAGAATCCCGTCCAATAGTTCAATGGCGGCGCTGAGAATTCCCAAGAGAACTCTTTCGACTGCCTCAGCAACATCAATTAACTCTGTTTCGTCGGGTAGAAGCGGTGCTATAGGAATAACTGGGAACCAACCGGGTCCTAATATCCCAAATAGTGTGGGTTCTAATGAAGcaattgtttcttctttcggTAGCAGTTCTTCGGCTCCACgttacagcagcagttttgGATCGCGTGGCCAATGGCCTCGATCGGGATCGATTACGAGCGTTTCACGGAGTAACCGTCCATCTTCATTTGTAGGGGATCCTTCTAGTGTAGGGAGTAGCTCTTCGTCTCTGATGGACCCGGGATCTGGGTTATACCTGGCTAGCAATGACTTGGGAAATTTTGTTAAGATGGTTGATTCAGCTCACCGGCCCTTCAGTTCTTCACCTAGTAGTGGCAGTGACGGTGGTGAGTCTCGTGTTTTGAGTGGTGGTAATGATTTAGTTGGTGACACCACCTCAAATGTAACTTCCACTTCCACTATGACTACTAATACTAGTTCACAAAAGCAAAACCCCCTAGCTCGCTTCCAGATGCTGAAAGATAGCCACAAGGCATTATCCGATTCATTGCAATCATCAATGTACTTGCCTAAGGAAGATCcaagaacaacagcatctccAGGATCTAGCCCTCAGGATATTGCTTTAtctacttcttcatctCCAGTTAGCAAAGGACTCTCACATACGCCTGTTGTTCCGTCACGTCTTAGTGAAGAAATGGTTATTGAGGACACCACAGGTCGCAGAAGTAGAATGGGAAGATCGCATacaccgtcgacggaagGTGGATCGAGTATCCTTGCGTCCGCTGCAGGAGTTGGCCCAGGATCTAATTTGGCTCGTAGGTCCTCTCGTAGTCGCACTAGGGGAACGATTCTGTCGATTTATGGCAATGTTGGCGAGCCTAGTACATCTCCCATTTCCAGCTATACGTCGACATCTCCTTTAGACATCCCCATGTCACCCTCTAATAACTCATCATATTCGCGATCTGCGAGAAGAGAGTCCACTAGCCTGCTAAATAGACGAACAATGGGCTACGATGATCTTCAAGGTGGAGTTGATCTGGaacctcatcatcatagTTTGAATCGTGTTGATACTTTGTCATCAAATGCTGTTCACTCTGGGTCAGTAACAGCTCCAATAACGAGCAGCTCGTCTTCTAGTGCCAGAAGGCGATCGTTCTACATTGGAGATTATGATGGTCAATATCGTCATTTCCCTGGGGGTGAACACCAGAGTAGAAGCCGTCATGGTAGTAATTCCGGTGGTAACTCTGGTGGTCTGATATCCTCGGCCGGTACAGGAAGCACTGGTCAGCATGCTTCATCTGTTGGTGAAACCTCAGCCGGTGCGGGTACAGGGTCTCGTTCGACATTACAACAAAcatatgatgatgatgagctgCTATTTGCGATGAGTGACATGCACATtgtatcaccaccaccagcgcCTGGATCACAATCTGCCGGCTCTAATCCAGGTACAACTCCTGATAACAACAGCCACCAGTATGGCCCAGCCTGGTCATAG
- the LSB5 gene encoding Lsb5p (hypothetical protein; binds Las17p, which is a homolog of human Wiskott-Aldrich Syndrome protein involved in actin patch assembly and actin polymerization; may mediate disassembly of the Pan1 complex from the endocytic coat; GO_component: GO:0030479 - actin cortical patch [Evidence IDA] [PMID 15651983]; GO_component: GO:0005938 - cell cortex [Evidence IEA]; GO_component: GO:0005938 - cell cortex [Evidence IDA] [PMID 12388763]; GO_component: GO:0005938 - cell cortex [Evidence IDA] [PMID 15651983]; GO_component: GO:0005938 - cell cortex [Evidence IDA] [PMID 18298676]; GO_component: GO:0005737 - cytoplasm [Evidence IEA]; GO_component: GO:0005737 - cytoplasm [Evidence IDA] [PMID 18298676]; GO_component: GO:0005856 - cytoskeleton [Evidence IEA,IEA]; GO_component: GO:0005622 - intracellular [Evidence IEA]; GO_function: GO:0003674 - molecular_function [Evidence ND]; GO_process: GO:0051666 - actin cortical patch localization [Evidence IGI] [PMID 12388763]; GO_process: GO:0030036 - actin cytoskeleton organization [Evidence IGI] [PMID 12388763]; GO_process: GO:0007015 - actin filament organization [Evidence IPI] [PMID 10512884]; GO_process: GO:0006897 - endocytosis [Evidence IEA]; GO_process: GO:0006897 - endocytosis [Evidence IGI] [PMID 12388763]; GO_process: GO:0006886 - intracellular protein transport [Evidence IEA]), with protein sequence MITTDPTIDSQVKKRMQAMFYGWSMELKDEKGYQKLAKLYQQMPQRARRVRTDVSHAPRAQPKYLSNDPNDLESDEENDEDDSDNNGRRGGPSSGRSRSRGNDYDRYADDDDDNDRVVSSSARVRGAASGGSPSLTTSSSSKPSKSNKKSSSQPQPPVVLSLAKERPKIKGVLAESGSAATNLTNALKLINRLDELSTENKRATTCFNQCRSLRRQVLRYIHSLDSEEYIGPLIHANEELVTALQLYDEMSRPPSDSDSEYDDWKVDSRDNQQQPHQQHNRSRSGASTPTNNASYHPSLSSPIDSPSRRRAPPPPPAKPANLRSPVASPSTRAPPAAQPAAMSEDEEDPFGDSHAADSAPKHTPMW encoded by the coding sequence ATGATTACGACTGACCCTACTATAGACAGCCAGGTTAAGAAGCGAATGCAGGCTATGTTTTACGGGTGGTCTATGGAGCTTAAAGATGAGAAGGGCTACCAGAAGCTCGCCAAGTTGTACCAACAGATGCCCCAACGAGCACGTAGAGTTCGAACCGATGTATCCCATGCTCCTAGGGCGCAGCCTAAGTATCTGTCAAATGACCCTAATGATCTGGAATCAGATGAGgaaaatgatgaagacgatagCGACAACAATGGTCGCCGTGGTGGTCCCAGTAGTGGAAGAAGTCGTTCAAGAGGCAACGATTATGATAGATatgctgatgacgacgatgataaTGACCGGGTTGTATCTTCGTCTGCCCGTGTACgtggtgctgctagtggGGGCTCTCCATCTTTGAcaacatcatcgtcatccaaGCCAAGCAAGAGTAACAAGAAGAGTTCTTCGCAACCTCAACCACCGGTCGTTCTTAGTCTCGCAAAAGAGAGACCAAAAATTAAGGGAGTGCTTGCTGAGTCGggttctgctgctactaacCTCACTAATGCGCTTAAACTCATTAACAGATTGGACGAGCTTTCCACGGAAAACAAGCGAGCCACCACCTGTTTCAACCAGTGTAGGTCTCTTAGACGTCAGGTTCTCCGTTATATCCACTCACTTGACTCCGAAGAATATATCGGCCCTCTTATCCATGCCAACGAAGAGCTAGTCACTGCTCTGCAGCTCTACGACGAGATGAGTCGTCCACCTTCGGACTCGGATTCTGAATACGACGACTGGAAAGTCGACTCCAGAGataatcagcagcagcctcacCAACAGCACAACCGTTCAAGAAGTGGCGCCTCGACACCAACAAACAATGCCAGCTACCACCCGAGCTTATCGTCACCAATAGACTCACCCAGCCGCCGTCGTGCTCCACCCCCTCCACCTGCCAAGCCCGCAAACCTTCGCAGCCCCGTCGCATCGCCATCTACCAGGGCTCCACCAGCTGCTCAACCTGCTGCCATGTCcgaggacgaagaagaccCCTTCGGCGACTCGCATGCTGCCGACTCGGCTCCAAAACACACACCCATGTGGTGA
- the TPO3 gene encoding Tpo3p (Polyamine transporter of the major facilitator superfamily; member of the 12-spanner drug:H(+) antiporter DHA1 family; specific for spermine; localizes to the plasma membrane; TPO3 has a paralog, TPO2, that arose from the whole genome duplication; GO_component: GO:0000329 - fungal-type vacuole membrane [Evidence IMP] [PMID 11171066]; GO_component: GO:0016021 - integral component of membrane [Evidence IEA,IEA]; GO_component: GO:0016021 - integral component of membrane [Evidence ISM] [PMID 12192589]; GO_component: GO:0016020 - membrane [Evidence IEA]; GO_component: GO:0005886 - plasma membrane [Evidence IEA,IEA]; GO_component: GO:0005886 - plasma membrane [Evidence IDA] [PMID 12562762]; GO_function: GO:0015297 - antiporter activity [Evidence IEA]; GO_function: GO:0000297 - spermine transmembrane transporter activity [Evidence IMP] [PMID 11171066]; GO_process: GO:0000296 - spermine transport [Evidence IMP] [PMID 11171066]; GO_process: GO:0055085 - transmembrane transport [Evidence IEA]; GO_process: GO:0006810 - transport [Evidence IEA]) has product MSESEEKLDRFYTNEVDPVYEGPHNDEIRRIQSHPDPLHPDVNEKDPWKYKLDTVSGYRIVEFLPNDKGDPRQWTKLRKWVITMFLGLLCFSIAFASGIVTGNINEVAEYFNVSIEVVILTVTLFVIGFGVGPLVFAPLSETVGRRPVYVITLFFGVVFIIPCAVAKNIGTLLVCRLIDGIFFSAPMTIIGGSLADMWINEERGVAMAVFSAAPFLGPGKTIKFIPIEEIIIHD; this is encoded by the coding sequence atGTCCGAATCCGAGGAGAAACTAGACAGGTTTTATACTAATGAAGTAGACCCTGTGTACGAGGGTCCTCACAATGACGAGATCCGCCGAATTCAGTCACACCCAGACCCCTTGCACCCTGATGTTAACGAGAAGGATCCTTGGAAATACAAACTCGATACAGTATCTGGATATAGAATCGTAGAATTTTTGCCTAATGACAAGGGTGATCCTCGCCAATGGACAAAGTTAAGAAAATGGGTCATTACAATGTTTTTGGGATTGCTGTGTTTTTCAATCGCTTTCGCATCAGGTATTGTAACCGGTAATATTAACGAAGTTGCCGAGTATTTTAATGTCTCCATTGAGGTTGTTATTCTTACTGTGACCCTATTTGTAATTGGATTTGGTGTAGGCCCACTAGTATTTGCGCCGTTATCTGAAACTGTTGGAAGAAGGCCCGTTTATGTAATCACATTATTCTTCGGTGTAGTGTTCATCATCCCATGCGCTGTTGCAAAAAATATAGGCACCCTTCTTGTTTGCCGTCTCATTGATGGAATTTTCTTCTCTGCTCCTATGACTATTATAGGAGGGTCTTTGGCTGATATGTGGATTAATGAAGAGAGGGGTGTGGCTATGGCAGTGTTTTCCGCTGCTCCCTTTCTCGGCCCAGGTAAGACAATCAAATTTATTCCTATCGAGGAAATTATAATTCATGACTAA